One Gemmatimonadaceae bacterium DNA segment encodes these proteins:
- a CDS encoding alkaline phosphatase family protein — protein MSVVMLLADGVRPDTLAAAIDAGALPAMARLRAEGGLHPVTTVFPSVTGPAYAPFLMGRFPGPVGLPGLRWFDRDRTACTFPDYTRSYVGYQIGEVDRDLDPGAPTIFELAPSSLAALSVITRGLAPANRIGSLTLRSALRAARTHFRGDVAGWLAIDREVAGEVARRVSAERPAFTYAAFTGVDKVSHARGHTHPMVTDALRIVDDAAARIRADAERDGRWAGMHLWIVSDHGHSPVRQHEDLTGLLTMLGHRVVAHPWVFTPFPDTAVMVSGNAMAHLFLDTPRRTRPWWPGLAAQWEPLVGKLLARPSVDLALLPFPGGRCEVRSRRGEAAMVSRAGDRYAYAPLAGDPLGIGCALDGVTADEAHDACAATDYPDAVVQIAHLASSRRAGDVILSAARDWDLRAHYEPIRHVSSHGALHREHMAVPLLVNRPVARVPRRTTDVMPSALAALGLEIPGSLDGRSFL, from the coding sequence ATGTCCGTAGTCATGCTGCTGGCCGACGGCGTGCGTCCCGACACGCTCGCCGCGGCCATCGACGCGGGCGCCCTGCCGGCCATGGCGCGGCTGCGCGCCGAGGGGGGGCTGCACCCGGTGACCACGGTGTTCCCGTCGGTGACCGGCCCCGCGTATGCGCCATTTCTCATGGGGCGGTTTCCCGGACCGGTGGGGCTCCCGGGCCTGCGCTGGTTCGACCGCGACCGGACGGCGTGCACCTTTCCCGACTACACGCGGAGCTACGTGGGGTATCAGATCGGCGAGGTGGACCGCGATCTGGACCCCGGGGCGCCCACGATTTTCGAGTTGGCGCCGTCGAGCCTGGCCGCGCTCAGCGTCATCACGCGCGGTCTCGCGCCGGCCAATCGCATCGGCAGCCTCACGCTCCGCTCGGCGCTGCGCGCGGCGCGCACCCACTTCAGGGGCGACGTGGCCGGCTGGCTGGCCATCGACCGCGAGGTGGCCGGCGAGGTGGCGCGCCGGGTGAGCGCCGAGCGGCCGGCGTTCACCTATGCCGCGTTCACGGGCGTGGACAAGGTGTCGCATGCGCGCGGGCACACGCACCCGATGGTGACCGACGCCCTCCGCATCGTGGACGACGCCGCGGCGCGCATCCGCGCCGACGCCGAGCGCGATGGCCGGTGGGCCGGGATGCATCTGTGGATCGTGAGCGATCACGGGCATTCGCCCGTGCGCCAGCACGAGGATCTGACCGGGCTCCTCACCATGTTGGGGCACCGCGTGGTGGCTCACCCGTGGGTGTTCACGCCCTTTCCCGACACCGCCGTGATGGTGAGCGGCAACGCGATGGCGCACCTGTTCCTGGACACGCCGCGTCGCACGCGGCCCTGGTGGCCGGGGCTTGCGGCGCAGTGGGAGCCACTGGTGGGAAAGCTGCTGGCGCGGCCGTCGGTGGACCTCGCGCTGCTGCCCTTTCCGGGCGGGCGATGCGAGGTGCGCTCGCGGCGCGGCGAGGCGGCGATGGTGTCGCGGGCCGGCGACCGCTACGCGTACGCGCCCCTGGCCGGCGACCCGTTGGGCATCGGCTGTGCGCTCGACGGCGTGACCGCCGACGAGGCGCATGACGCGTGCGCCGCGACAGACTATCCCGACGCCGTGGTGCAGATCGCGCATCTCGCGTCGTCGCGGCGCGCCGGCGACGTGATCCTGTCGGCCGCGCGCGACTGGGATCTGCGGGCGCACTACGAGCCCATCCGGCACGTGAGTTCGCACGGCGCGCTGCACCGGGAGCACATGGCGGTGCCGCTGCTCGTGAACCGGCCCGTGGCGCGAGTGCCGCGCCGCACCACCGACGTCATGCCGAGCGCGCTCGCGGCCCTCGGGCTGGAGATTCCCGGGTCGCTGGACGGCCGCTCGTTTCTGTAG
- a CDS encoding TIGR00730 family Rossman fold protein, producing MSAFKRSGPPAHKRRPRPPRPPRTASGKRADLELLDAAAQGARDGLRERTEAGHIGAGRTPPSQQHRGHSSGAIRRVDDSIRDVAIVTEDEKLLQGAHDPADFTRTDPWRVMRIMGEFIEGFDALAHVTKGVTIFGSARTHPSEPQYDAARETARLLAQAGFAIITGGGPGIMEAANHGARLGGGMSIGCNIELPFEQGANPYVDTLIDFRYFFVRKTMFIKYSDAFIIFPGGFGTLDEAFEALTLIQTGKIYQFPVVFFGRHYWAGLVRWLQTRVLSEGKISPGDMDLMIVTDDPAEAANVVIQAQQAMSTKSTRRG from the coding sequence ATGTCAGCTTTCAAGCGCAGCGGTCCGCCGGCCCACAAGCGCCGTCCTCGTCCGCCGCGTCCGCCGCGCACGGCGTCGGGAAAGCGCGCCGATCTCGAACTGCTGGACGCCGCGGCGCAGGGCGCGCGCGACGGGCTGCGCGAGCGCACCGAGGCGGGACACATCGGCGCCGGCCGCACGCCCCCCTCGCAGCAGCACCGGGGGCACAGCAGCGGCGCCATCCGCCGGGTGGACGACTCGATCCGCGACGTGGCCATCGTGACCGAGGACGAGAAGCTGTTGCAGGGCGCCCACGATCCCGCGGACTTCACGCGCACCGATCCGTGGCGCGTGATGCGCATCATGGGCGAGTTCATCGAAGGCTTCGACGCGCTGGCCCACGTCACCAAGGGCGTGACGATCTTCGGCTCGGCCCGCACCCACCCCAGCGAGCCGCAGTACGACGCGGCCCGGGAGACGGCGCGGCTGCTGGCGCAGGCCGGCTTCGCGATCATCACCGGCGGCGGGCCGGGCATCATGGAAGCGGCCAACCACGGCGCCAGGCTCGGCGGCGGGATGTCCATCGGCTGCAACATCGAGCTGCCGTTCGAGCAGGGCGCCAACCCGTACGTCGATACGCTCATCGACTTCCGCTATTTCTTCGTGCGCAAGACGATGTTCATCAAATACTCCGACGCCTTCATTATCTTCCCGGGCGGCTTCGGCACGCTGGACGAGGCCTTCGAGGCGCTCACGCTCATCCAGACCGGCAAGATCTACCAGTTCCCGGTGGTGTTCTTCGGGCGCCACTACTGGGCGGGACTGGTGCGCTGGCTGCAGACGCGGGTGCTCTCCGAGGGCAAGATCTCGCCGGGCGACATGGATCTCATGATCGTCACCGACGATCCGGCCGAGGCGGCGAACGTGGTGATCCAGGCGCAGCAGGCGATGTCCACCAAATCGACGCGACGAGGCTAG
- the speY gene encoding deoxyhypusine synthase — MAKKKATGRSAGFKASRPGTGKRASASGPKAAQKQAAEQREQAGARHTSAEQSRFLRGGKIDPRRIDGRETVVDLVEGTFLAYNAARLREACQLFTHKMLDADVTVGLTLTGALTPAGLGMAAIIPLIESGFVDWIVSTGANLYHDTHFGLGLAMHRGNAQESDVVLREEGVVRIYDIFFDYDVLLSTDAFFRKIIQGAEFQRSMSSAEFHYLCGKYVREREKALGIGQKSLLSAAYAAGVPIYTSSPGDSSIGMNIAALALDGNRCVIDPNLDVNETASIVLDAKRGGGKSAVFICGGGSPKNFILQTEPQIQEVLGIDEKGHDYFLQITDARPDTGGLSGATPAEAVSWGKIDPERLPDAVVCYLDSTVALPLLTSYAHAKHARRPLKRLYDRRGAMMARLRREYAKSAG, encoded by the coding sequence ATGGCGAAGAAGAAGGCGACGGGGCGATCGGCAGGGTTCAAGGCGTCGCGGCCCGGCACGGGCAAGCGCGCGTCGGCGTCGGGACCCAAGGCGGCCCAGAAGCAGGCCGCCGAGCAGCGCGAGCAGGCCGGCGCGCGCCACACCTCGGCGGAGCAGAGCCGGTTCCTGCGCGGCGGCAAGATCGATCCGCGCCGCATCGACGGCCGCGAGACGGTGGTGGATCTGGTGGAGGGCACCTTCCTGGCCTACAACGCGGCGCGGCTGCGCGAGGCCTGCCAGCTGTTCACGCACAAGATGCTCGACGCCGACGTGACGGTGGGGCTCACGCTCACCGGCGCGCTCACGCCCGCGGGCCTGGGCATGGCGGCCATCATCCCGCTCATCGAATCGGGATTCGTGGACTGGATCGTCTCCACCGGCGCCAATCTGTATCACGACACGCACTTCGGACTCGGGCTCGCCATGCACCGCGGCAACGCCCAGGAGTCGGACGTCGTGCTGCGCGAAGAAGGCGTGGTGCGCATCTACGACATCTTTTTCGATTATGACGTGCTGCTGAGCACCGACGCTTTTTTCAGGAAGATCATTCAAGGAGCGGAGTTCCAGCGTTCTATGTCGAGCGCCGAGTTCCACTATCTGTGCGGCAAGTACGTGCGCGAGCGCGAGAAGGCCTTGGGCATCGGCCAGAAGTCGCTGCTCTCGGCGGCCTACGCGGCCGGCGTGCCCATCTATACATCGTCGCCCGGCGATTCGTCCATCGGCATGAACATCGCGGCGCTGGCGCTGGACGGGAACCGGTGCGTGATCGATCCCAATCTCGACGTGAACGAGACGGCGTCGATCGTGCTCGACGCCAAGCGCGGCGGCGGCAAGTCGGCGGTGTTCATCTGCGGCGGCGGCAGCCCCAAGAACTTCATCCTGCAGACGGAGCCGCAGATCCAGGAAGTGCTGGGCATCGACGAGAAGGGCCACGACTACTTTTTACAGATCACTGATGCCCGGCCCGATACCGGCGGCCTGTCGGGCGCCACGCCCGCCGAAGCGGTGAGCTGGGGCAAGATCGACCCCGAGCGGCTGCCCGACGCGGTGGTGTGCTACCTCGATTCGACGGTGGCGTTGCCCCTGCTCACGTCGTACGCCCACGCCAAGCACGCCAGGCGTCCGCTCAAGCGGCTGTACGACCGCCGCGGCGCGATGATGGCGCGCCTCCGCCGCGAGTACGCCAAGAGCGCCGGCTAG